aaattagctgggcatggtggtgggatcctgtaatcccagctactcaggaggctgaggcagggcaattgcttgaatcagggaggtggaggttgcagtgagccgagatcacactgcactccagcctgggcaacaggacaagactcagtctcaaaaccaaaaaaaaaaaaagaaaaattactggaGGAACCTAGAAGAAGAAATGATCAATTTTGCTTGGGGTGTATCTAGAAAGACTTCACTGAGGtcatttaaagaacaaaaaagatgGCTGGGgtccagcacggtggctcatgcctgtaatcctagcactttcgaataccagggcaggcagatcacctgcggtccaGAGTtcgagcctggtcaacatagcgaaaccccatctctactaaaaataaaaaaattagctgagcgtggtggcaggcacctgtaatcccagctacttgggaggctgaggcaggagaatcactcgaacccaggaggtggaggttgcagtgagccgagatcatgccactgcactccagcctgggcaacagagcgagactctgcctcaaaaaacaacaacaacaaaaaaatacaaacagcagACAAGTAGTTCCCAGGTGCCTACCAAGTGGTCAGGCACTGCACTTACCTCACTGACTGCAGTAACCACCCTTTGAGGTGGTGGCATTGCCTCCATTTTCCAGGCAAGGAAATAGACTGAGAGCTGGGGTTAGTCAGGTCATGACTGTGTGTGCCACTCCCGCTAAATCTCATTTGATGTGGTTCGTGAGGCCACAGCACGACAACTTCCTCCTCGTGTCCACTGAGGATACAGCTTTGTACAACACTTTCTGGTTTCTGAACTACTTACAAACCTCCCTGTCCTGTGAGAAAGGAAGAACAGTTATTACCATCTGCATCTGATGATGAAACAAAGGACGCTGCAGAGGAGCCACACTAACCACTCCTTCCCTCCAGTCCTGTCATCCCACTGCCGGTGTCCCACCCTCCTTGCACCCTGCACTTGACCGGCTAATAAGCCCCCTCACTTTTTCCTCTGTGAAGCCACCCTAGATAATTCCCCACCCACGAATGGTCCCTCCTCATCTCAGAGAGCTCTCCATGCACACCTGTTACCGTTTCTGTCTTTATCTGTAAATATCTGTGTGTCTGACTTCCATGCCTCACACGCCTCTATAGGGCAAAGACTGTGTCTTAAACATCTCGGTATTGTCAGTATTTTGCacagtgaagtttttttttttttttttttttaaatcatatcaGCTTTATTTGTACCTTTTCTGACATTTCTATCAAAAAAGCAGTGTGCCTGCTGTAGTTCCCATTCTCTGGGATTTAGAAGCCTCTACCTCATTCTCCACCCAAATCTGTGTTCTAGGCTCTTCCTAAAGTTGTCACCCATACATGCCCTCCAGAGTTTTATAGCGCATATAATCTGTAACACATGGGAGGAAGCCAATTGCCCTTTAGAAATATGCCTGCAATTGCCTCACTTCCTGTGTCATGTGACTCTCCCAGTCATCACATGACCCATCCATGTCAGGAAGCCGGAATTACTTGCAGGGCTAACCTAGTGCCTATAGCTACGGCAGGTACCTGCatccttgtttttgtttagtgGATCCTCTATCCTTGAGAGACTCTGGACCCCTGTGGTCTTCTCCTCATCCAATGACCCTGAGGTGATGGAGTTTTCCAGAAAGGTAAGAGAGAGCTCCCAATCAGCATTGTCACAGTGCTTCTGGAATCCTGGCACTGGAATTCAGTGAATGACAGACTCTCTTTGAATCCAGGGCCATCATGGCTCTTTGAGCAAGGCACAGATGGAGGGAGGGGTCGAAGTTGAAATGGGTGGGAAGAGTGGTGGGGAGCGTCCTGATTTGGGGTGGGCAGAGAGTTGTCATCAGAAAGGTTGCAGGGAGAGCTGCACCCAGGTGTCTGTGGGCCTTGTCCTAATGAATGTGGGAGACTAGGCCATGGGCAGCCAAAGGCAGCTAAACTCTGCCCAGGAGAGTAgttgaggggaggagaggggcttGCTTTTCAGCCACTCCTCATTCTGTCCTCAGGAATGTCCCAAGCCTTCGGGTAGGGTAAGCATCATGGCCGCCAGCCTCACAGGATTGCTTCTACTTCAGGCAGTGTCATGGGCATCAGGTAAGTGAGTCAAGGCGGTGGCGAGGTAGCACAGAGGCTCCCTTCTGCCTCATAGTTCTTTGGTAGCCTTCCAGTACTCTGGTGGTAGACTtttaataggtgctcaataaatcctTTTGAGTGACTGAGACCAACTTCGGGgtgaggattttgtttttttttttttcttttgagacagagtcttactctgttgcctgggctggagtgcagtggtgtgatcttggctcattccaacctctacctcccaggttcaagcgattctcttgtttcagcctcctgagtagctgggattacaggtggccaccaccatgccctgctaatttttgtatttttagtagagatggggtttcaccatactggcaaggcaggtctcaaactcctgacctcaggtgatccgcccacctcggcctcctgaagtgctgagattataggtgtgaacacCTGCCCTGGCCAAGGGGTGAGGAATTTGAAACCGTATTCAGTCTGTCCTAGTGGATGTGTCCATTCTCCACGTCTTCATCAGACCTCACCTCTGCTTGTACTCCCTCCTTCCCAGGTGCCCGCCCCTGCATCCCTAAAAGCTTCGGCTACAGCTCGGTGGTCTGTGTCTGCAATGCCACATACTGTGACTCTCTTGAGCCCCTGACCTTTCCTGCCCTCGGTACCTTCAGCCGCTATGAGAGTACACGCAGTGGGCGACGGATGGAGCTGAGTACGGGGACCATCCAGGCTAATCGCACAGGCACAGGTAACCATTACACCCCTCAcgccctgggccaggctgggtCCTCCTAGAGGTAAATGGTGTCAGTGATCACCATGGAGTTTCCCCCCTGGGCACTGACACCCTTATTCCCTGTGCATGTCCTCAGGCCTGCTACTGACCCTGCAGCCAGAACAGAAGTTCCAGAAAGTGAAGGGATTTGGAGGGGCCATGACAGACGCTGCTGCCCTCAACATCCTTGCCCTGTCACCCCCTGCCCAAAATTTGCTACTTAAATCGTACTTCTCTGAAGAAGGTGAGGAGGAAGGGGACAAGGTGACATAGCGCCAttgacactttttgtttttttattttttaatttttttgagacagaatctcactctgctcactctgtcaccaagacaGGAGTGCAGACGGCATGATCTCCAcccacagcaacctctgcctatagtgattcttgtgcctcagcttcctgagtagctggaattataggcatgcgccactaccacctggctaatttttgtatttttagtagagacagggtttcatcatgttgaccaggctaggcttaaactcctgacctcaaatgatccacctgccttggcctcccaaaatgctgggattacaggtgtcagccaccaagctcagccaacaagtttctcttttttttttgagaaagaatctcgcactgtcgcccaggctggagttcagtggcacaatctcggcttactgcaacctccacctcctgggttcaagtgattctcctgtctcagcctcccgagtacctgggattataggtgcctgccaccatgcccggctcattttttgtatttttagtagagacggggtttcactatgttggccaggatgatagcaaactcctgaccttgtgatctgcctgcctcagcctcccaaagtgctaggattacaggcatgagccgccaacACTTTTCTTTGCCCTTTCTTTGGACCCTGATTTCTGCCCATCCCTGACATTTGGTTCCTGTTTTAATGCCCTCTGAGATAAGATTTCCCTGCTTATCATCTGCTAACTATTATGGACTCAGGCTCAGAAAGGCCTCTGCTTCACCCAGGTGCCAACCTCCACAGGTTCCAACCCAGGAGCCCAAGTTCCCTTTGGCCCTGACTCAGACACTATTAGGACTGACAAGTGATAAGCAGAGTCCCATACTCTCCTATTGACTCAGACTACCGTATCTTGATCATCCTTTTCTGTAGGAATCGGATATAACATCATCCGTGTACCCATGGCCAGCTGTGACTTCTCCATCCGCACCTACACCTATGCAGATACCCCTGATGATTTCCAGTTGcacaacttcagcctcccagaggaaGACACCAAGCTCAAGGTAGGCATTCTAGCTTTTTCAGGCCCTAATGGCCCTGATGTCTGGGGGTTGAGAAGCTGTAGGGTAGGTCTGCTTGTAGAGACATTTTGTCCCCTGCTATTTTGTCccgggggtgggagggtgggggctgatGGCTGAACCGGATGCACTGGTTGGGCTAGTATGTGTTCCAACTCTGGGTGCTTCTCTCTTCACTACCTTTGTCTTTAGATACCCCTGATTCACCGAGCCCTGCAATTGGCCCAGCATCCCGTTTCACTCCTTGCCAGCCCCTGGACATCACCCACTTGGCTCAAGACCAATGGAGCGGTGAATGGGAAGGGGTCACTCAAGGGACAGCCCGGAGACATCTACCACCAGACCTGGGCCAGATACTTTGTGAAGTAAGGGATCAGCAAGGCTGTAGGATCAGGACTGGCCTCCCCTTTGGTCATGCTGATCTGTGTCCCAACCCTCAACCTCGTTCCACTTCCAGATCTGCCTCTCCTCAGCTCACCTTTCTACCTTCTGGGCCTTTCAGATTTGGGCCTGTCAATCTTGCCCACTCCATCAGGCTTCCTGTTCTCTCGGTCTGgcccactttctttttcttctttttttttttttttgaggagtctctctctctgtcacccaggctggagtgccgtagcGCCATCctcactcactgtaacctctgcctcttgagttcaagctattctcctgcctcagccttccaagtagctgggattacaggcgcctgccaccatgcccagctaatttttctgttttagaagagacggggtttccccaggTTGGGCAGGCTGttctctaattcctgacctcaagtgatctacctgcctcggcctcccaaagtgctgggattacaggcatgagccaacacacccagctggTCTGCTCCACCTTCTTGGCTAGATCACTCATGACCTTTCTCTTGCCAGGTTCCTGGATGCCTATGCCGAGCACAAGTTACAGTTCTGGGCAGTGACAGCTGAAAATGAGCCTTCTGCTGGGCTATTGAGTGGATACCCCTTCCAGTGCCTGGGCTTCACCCCTGAACATCAGCGAGACTTTATTGCCCGTGACCTAGGTCCTACCCTCGCCAACAGTACTCACCACAATGTCCGCCTGCTCATGCTGGATGACCAACGCTTGCTGCTGCCCCACTGGGCAAAGGTGGTAAGGCCCAGACCTGCATGGTGCTCCAGTGACCTTCAAATCTAGCCTCCAAATGACTGGCTCCCAAACTTAGAGCAATTTCTCTACCCAACTGTGGATTCCTAGAGCACCATTCCCCTGGACCTCCAGGGCGCCATGGATCCCACAGTTGTCACTTTAAACCTTTCTaggggccaggcgaggtggctcactcatgtaaccccagcactttgggaggccgaggcgggcggatcacctgaggtcaggagtttaagaccagtctggccaacgtgttgaaaccctgtctctactaaaatttaaaaaaaaaaaaaattatctgggcatgatggtgggtgcctgtaatcccagctactcgggaggctgagaagggagaatcagttgaacctgggagatggcaGTTGtggtgagatgagattgtgccactgtactccagtcttggcgactgagactccatctcaaaaaaaaaaaaacaaaaaaaacctctctaGGCTCGGGGCgttggcgcatgtctgtaatctcagcactttgggaggccaaggtgggtggatcacttgaacctaagaaattcaagaccagcctgtactCCAGTCTTGgcgactgagactccatctcaaaaaaaaaaaaacaaaaaaaacctctctaGGCTCGGGGCgttggcgcatgtctgtaatctcagcactttgggaggccaaggtgggtggatcacttgaacctaagaaattcaagaccagcctgggaaacatagtgaaatcccatctctacaaaaaaaccaaaaactatatatgtatatacacacacacacacacacacacacacacacacacacacacagagagattagctgggtgtggcacccatgtagtcccagctactcaggaggctaatgcAGGAGCATCAATTGAccctaggaagtcaaggctgcagtgagctgtgattgtgccactgtactccagcctgagtgacggagtgatatcctgtctcaaaaacaaaacaaaatatctccCCAAACCTCTCTAGTTGCATTCTTCCCAACACCCATTGCCAGAATTCCTACAAGAGGAATTGAAAGTTCCAGAAGCCTGTGTGTAAGGTCCAGGGTCACTTGCTCTTCCTTTGCAGGTACTGACAGACCCAGAGGCAGCTAAGTATGTTCATGGCATTGCTGTACATTGGTACCTGGACTTTCTGGCTCCAGCCAAAGCCACCCTAGGGGAGACACACCGCCTGTTCCCCAACACCATGCTCTTTGCCTCAGAGGCCTGTGTGGGCTCCAAGTTCTGGGAGCAGAGTGTGCGGCTAGGCTCCTGGGATCGAGGGATGCAGTACAGCCACAGCATCATCACGGTAAGCCACCCCAGTCTGCCTTCCTGCAAAGCACACCCCAGACCCCTTAGTAGTCTCACCAAAGACTGACAGACCTTTCCTGTCCAGCTTTGCCCAGCTAGCCTGCCCTTTTGGGCAACTGGGGAACCATGATTCCCTGTCTTGCCTTTCCTTCACAGGTCTGCACACCTCattgcccctttttttttttttttgagacaaagtttggctctgtcgcccaggctggagtgcagtggcacgatctcggctcattgcaagctccgccgcccgggttcacgtcattctcctgcctcagcctcccgagtagctgggactacaggtgcctaccaccacgactggctaatttttttgtatttttagtagagacggggtttcaccgtgttagccaggatggtctcgatctcctgaccttgtgatctgcccacctcagccgcccaaagcgctaggattacaggcgtgagccaccacgcccggctcatagCCCCTTTTGCAAATACTGACGCACTTGCACTTGCCTCAGACTTCTCAGATCCCCTTGAGATGCCTCGATCTTCACACCCCCAACTCCTTAGCAGCTAAGTAATGTGCCCCTCACAGGGCTGAGCTACCCACAGCCACTTCTCCCTCATGTGACCCTTACCTACAGTCTCTGGGGACCCCCAGTGTTGAGCCTTTGTCTCTTTGCCTTTGTCCTTACCCTAGAACCTCCTGTACCATGTGGTTGGCTGGACCGACTGGAACCTCGCCCTGAACCCCGAAGGAGGACCCAATTGGGTGCGTAATTTTGTCGACAGTCCCGTCATTGTAGACATCACCAAGGACACGTTTTACAAACAGCCCATGTTCTACCACCTTGGTCACTTCAGGTGAGTGGAGGGCGGGCACCCCCATTCCATATCAGGCTTATCATCTCCTACATCAGATGGCTTACATCACTCTACACCATGAGGGAGCAGGAAGGTGTTTAGGGTGGAACCTCGGGAGAGGCACACCCATCCCCTTTTGCACCATGGAGGCAGGAAGTGACTAGCAACAGACAACCCCAGTGCCTGAGGCTGGACTGCGATGTAGAAAAGCAGGGTCAGTGCCCAGCAGCATGGCTCCAGGTCTAGAGACCCAGGGCAGAGCTTCTGCAGGAGTTATGGGGTGGGTATGCGGGTGGGTGACTTCTTAGATGAAAGTTTCATGGGCGGTACCCCGAGGGACTCTGACCATCTGTTCCCACATTCAGCAAGTTCATTCCTGAGGGCTCCCAGAGAGTGGGGCTGGTTGCCAGTCAGAAGAACGACCTGGACACAGTGGCACTGATGCATCCCGATGGCTCTGCCGTTGTGGTCGTGCTAAACCGGTGAGGGCAACAGTGGGGTCTGGGAAGTGGGCTGAAGACAGGGTCGGGGGCCTTGGCAGGATCACACTCTTAgcttctcctccccactccctagCTCCTCTAAGGATGTGCCTCTTACCATCAAGGATCCTGCCGTGGGCTTCCTGGAGACGATCTCACCTGGCTACTCCATTCACACCTACCTGTGGCGTCGGCAGTGATGGAGTGGATACTCAAGCTCAGCCTGGGCATTAAAAGGACAGAGTCAGCTCACACGCTGTCTGTGGCTAAAGAGGGCACAGCAGGGCCAGGGTGCGCTTACAGCGACATAAGCCCAAGGGCAGTGGTTTGGGTGATTCACTTTCCCCTCTAGgtattgccaggggctggaggccCCTAGAAAAAGACCAGTAAGCCCCAGTGTCCCCCCAGCCCCCATGCTTATGTGAACGTGCACTGTGTGCTGCTTGCTTTGGAAACTGGGCCTGGGCCCAGGCCTAGAGTGAGCTCACTGTTGTACAAACACAAGATGAGGGGTGAGGGTAAGGAAAAGAAGAGACTAGGAAAGCTAGGCCCAAAACTGGAGACTGTGTTTCCTGGAGATGCAGAACTGGGCCCGTGGAGCAGCAGTGTCAGCATCAGGGCAGAAGCCTTAAAGCAGCAGCAGGTGTGCCCAGGCAGCCAGATGGTTCCTGTGGGACTAGCCAGGAAAAATGGCAGCTCttaaaggagaaaatgtttgaGCCCAGTCAGCGTGAGTGGCTTTATTCTGGGGGGCAGCACCCCGTGTCCGGCTGTACCAACAAAGAGGAGGCACGGGGGCCTCTGGAATGCACGAGAGTAGAAAAACCAGTCCTGGGAGCGTGAGGACAAATCATTCCTCTTCATCCTCCTCAGCCATGCCCAGGGCCCGGGTGCCTGGGGCCCGAGCAGGCGTTGCCCGCTGGATGGAGACAATGCCGCTGAGCAAGGCGTAGCCCACCATGGCTGCCAGTCCTGCCAGCACAGATAAGATCTGGTTCCGGCGCCGGTATGGCTCCTCCTCAGTCTCTGGGCCTGCTGGTGTCTGGCGTGGCGGTGGTACCTCAGCTGAGGGTCAAGGAAGGAAGGTGAGTTAGAGGAACTAGTTCTCAGATCCCTGCCCACTCTCCCCAGGGCTGCCCCTCCCATCTGCCCCTTACCTCCATCCCAGGGGAAGTAGAGACTGAGGATGTGGGTACAATAGGCACAGAGGTTGTGCAGCCCCCACAGGTGGGCCTGCAGCTTCCCACTGGGCAGCTTTGCCTGCAGCAGCAGGGCCAAGTAGCTAAAGACGAAGGCGTCCAAGGAGGCAGGGCtggagcagagagagaagggTGGGATGGAGGAGCAGCACTGAGGCAGAAGGGGTAAagatggagctggaggaagaGTCAGCCCTGGGAGGTGGGCTCTGGGCAGCAGGCGGCCATCAGGGAAGGACAGGACACACAGTTCTAGACCTGGTATTGGGAGAGATCCCCAGGTGGTGCCAGCTTGGCCCTGAATAGGACTCTATCCCAGGGCTGCATAAAGGGCACATTCAGTGCCCCACAGCTCTTCAGGCCCCTCCTGTGCCTGGCTGCCCTCCCCCTACCCTTTTGTACCTCTGAGAAGGCTCTGGCCCCACACACAGCCCCACTGGCAGCAGGACCAGTATCTATCCCAAGGACCTCCTGTCCAGAGCCtgaccccaccccagccccagccccagctgctcCGTCTGAACCTGTATCTTCTCCCAAGCACCCATTACCCTCTTGGAGTCAGACTCATGCATCTccaaagaagacttctgagaaccCAGGCACTGAGAGAGCAGGGTCAGACACTCCCGAGCCTCTCGGTACAGCTGTAGGGACGACACAGGTAGGCTTGCAGCTGCGGGAACAGTTCCACCTCCCCACCTAAGCACTCCCATTCCTGGCCAGCATCCTTGGGGCTCATCTCATACAACAGCCCCCGGTCTCAGAGCTACCTCCTTCTCCAGCTCTTCCTCGTCCTCAGGCATGTGCTCCCCACTCAGCAGCTCTAGCCGTTCCATGTACTGCCGCTGCATGCGGCCAGGCAGGAAGAAGTTGAGGGGAAAGGGCATAGCCTCTGCATACCACTTCCGGGTCACTTCCACATAGTTCTTGGTGTCTATCCAGAAAGTATGTACCTGGATTGGGTAGGCAGGAAGAAACAGGCAGGTCTGAGccagtgtacctgtctgattcagGGTGGGCTTCTGACCCCCATGCTGTCCTGAGTCTCTGTGTGGGTCTATGTGTGCCCGACCCCTCCCCTGCTAACCATGGATGCTGGGAGGTCTGGGCACACTCACCAGCACCGGGAGCAACTTCTCCTCCAGGAGAGACATGAAGGCCAGGGTGTCTGCCCCTTGCCGAGCTGACAGATCATAATCAGCATTGTACTTCTGTGGAGAAAATATCCATGGTGTGGACACTGGGGAGCTGCAGGGGCACTTCACCAGGGAGGAAGGAGTCCTGTCTGGTACCCCCCTCACTGGCCTGAGTGTAGTGGAGGTAGAGCAAGGAACTTTTCCTAGCAAGGCTCCCTTGCCTGGGCCCAGCCAGTAGCCTGTTGCTGTTGGCAAAAAAGCTGGGCCTTGGAGGCGCAGGACCCACTGGCCGTCAAGGTCCTGCGCCCATTGAGGACACGGAAGAAAGGTGGGGCTCCAAACTAGGAGCAGCTCCCAGAATTTCCATGGAAAGCTGGAAGGACGCCTGCTGACGGCAGCTTTCTAACGGTAACTTCCCCGACCCAGACACCACAAAGCTAGCACAGCGGAGCTCAGATGCAGGCTGGGACTTGGTCCATGCCTCAGGAACCAGGGAAAGCCATCCTCACACTCCCTGGATCCAGGGAACCCACGCCCAGGGCCCCCCAGCTGGTTCCCTCAGTGCCCAGCTCTTGGCTATTTATTCCACTTCATTCCATGGCCCAGACACCACTACCACATACACATTCCACCCATACCCCC
This region of Macaca fascicularis isolate 582-1 chromosome 1, T2T-MFA8v1.1 genomic DNA includes:
- the GBA1 gene encoding lysosomal acid glucosylceramidase isoform X1 — protein: MEFSRKECPKPSGRVSIMAASLTGLLLLQAVSWASGARPCIPKSFGYSSVVCVCNATYCDSLEPLTFPALGTFSRYESTRSGRRMELSTGTIQANRTGTGLLLTLQPEQKFQKVKGFGGAMTDAAALNILALSPPAQNLLLKSYFSEEGIGYNIIRVPMASCDFSIRTYTYADTPDDFQLHNFSLPEEDTKLKIPLIHRALQLAQHPVSLLASPWTSPTWLKTNGAVNGKGSLKGQPGDIYHQTWARYFVKFLDAYAEHKLQFWAVTAENEPSAGLLSGYPFQCLGFTPEHQRDFIARDLGPTLANSTHHNVRLLMLDDQRLLLPHWAKVVLTDPEAAKYVHGIAVHWYLDFLAPAKATLGETHRLFPNTMLFASEACVGSKFWEQSVRLGSWDRGMQYSHSIITNLLYHVVGWTDWNLALNPEGGPNWVRNFVDSPVIVDITKDTFYKQPMFYHLGHFSKFIPEGSQRVGLVASQKNDLDTVALMHPDGSAVVVVLNRSSKDVPLTIKDPAVGFLETISPGYSIHTYLWRRQ
- the GBA1 gene encoding lysosomal acid glucosylceramidase isoform X2 is translated as MEFSRKECPKPSGRVSIMAASLTGLLLLQAVSWASGARPCIPKSFGYSSVVCVCNATYCDSLEPLTFPALGTFSRYESTRSGRRMELSTGTIQANRTGTGLLLTLQPEQKFQKVKGFGGAMTDAAALNILALSPPAQNLLLKSYFSEEGIGYNIIRVPMASCDFSIRTYTYADTPDDFQLHNFSLPEEDTKLKIPLIHRALQLAQHPVSLLASPWTSPTWLKTNGAVNGKGSLKGQPGDIYHQTWARYFVKFLDAYAEHKLQFWAVTAENEPSAGLLSGYPFQCLGFTPEHQRDFIARDLGPTLANSTHHNVRLLMLDDQRLLLPHWAKVNLLYHVVGWTDWNLALNPEGGPNWVRNFVDSPVIVDITKDTFYKQPMFYHLGHFSKFIPEGSQRVGLVASQKNDLDTVALMHPDGSAVVVVLNRSSKDVPLTIKDPAVGFLETISPGYSIHTYLWRRQ
- the GBA1 gene encoding lysosomal acid glucosylceramidase isoform X3, which gives rise to MELSTGTIQANRTGTGLLLTLQPEQKFQKVKGFGGAMTDAAALNILALSPPAQNLLLKSYFSEEGIGYNIIRVPMASCDFSIRTYTYADTPDDFQLHNFSLPEEDTKLKIPLIHRALQLAQHPVSLLASPWTSPTWLKTNGAVNGKGSLKGQPGDIYHQTWARYFVKFLDAYAEHKLQFWAVTAENEPSAGLLSGYPFQCLGFTPEHQRDFIARDLGPTLANSTHHNVRLLMLDDQRLLLPHWAKVVLTDPEAAKYVHGIAVHWYLDFLAPAKATLGETHRLFPNTMLFASEACVGSKFWEQSVRLGSWDRGMQYSHSIITNLLYHVVGWTDWNLALNPEGGPNWVRNFVDSPVIVDITKDTFYKQPMFYHLGHFSKFIPEGSQRVGLVASQKNDLDTVALMHPDGSAVVVVLNRSSKDVPLTIKDPAVGFLETISPGYSIHTYLWRRQ
- the LOC123571778 gene encoding metaxin-1-like, coding for MKGSGLPIVSGLGRDQSSPSWLPRAAPVRIPTPGLIAALRERPGWYTSLHLRKEKYNADYDLSARQGADTLAFMSLLEEKLLPVLVHTFWIDTKNYVEVTRKWYAEAMPFPLNFFLPGRMQRQYMERLELLSGEHMPEDEEELEKELYREARECLTLLSQCLGSQKSSLGSSPASLDAFVFSYLALLLQAKLPSGKLQAHLWGLHNLCAYCTHILSLYFPWDGAEVPPPRQTPAGPETEEEPYRRRNQILSVLAGLAAMVGYALLSGIVSIQRATPARAPGTRALGMAEEDEEE